One Eubacterium sp. AB3007 genomic window, GCCTGGTGATAGGGCATCTGTCTTCTGTCCTCACAGCCCGCCTTCCGCAGTTGTCTGTCCATGGCGTCCGCATCCACGCGGATACCCATGGAGGAGATCTCGAAGGCACGGTCGAGCACATCGTTCCACAAAAGGATGTCGCCGTTCAGTTCCCAGTCATCGTAATCCGGGGATCTTCCATCATGAGGTTCCCCGGACTTCAGTTTGTCACCAATCTTCTCCAGGAAAACAGCGCCATGCGTCTTGCAGATCAGATCCTCTCTCTCCTTTGGAGTCTTGTTGGGATAAAGATCCTCCAGCTCCTGAGATGTGATGAAGAATATCTCGTTCGGGATCTCTGTCTGTATCTCTCTGTACAGCCGGTTGACATAATCGCCCAGGTTCTTTACTGCATTGTAAATGGTAATGACCACCTCATGAAGATACTCCGTGTTCCGTTGCTCCTTGGTGATGACCTTCTCCCAGTCCCACTGGTCCACGTAAACAGAGTGCAGGTTGTCCAGTTCCTCATCCCTGCGGATCGCATTCATATCCGTGTAGATTCCATGGCCTGGGGTGATGCCATACTTGCCAAGCGCATAACGTTTCCACTTGGCCAGCGACTGGACGATCTCCACGTTCTGCTCATCCATGTCCTTCAGCGTGAAATGCACCCTTCTCTCCACACCGTTCAGGTTGTCGTTCAGTCCTGATTCCGGAATGACGAACAGCGGCGCAGACACTCTGCGAAGCTGCAGTCCGTACGCCAGTTCGGACTGAAAATAGTCCTTGATCTTCTTGATAGCGCGCTGGGTCTCCATCGGACTGAGCAATGACTTATACCCTTCGGGTTTGATCAGTTCAGACATATGTTATCCTCCTTTGTCTATCTGGATACCGGTTCTACCGGCAAGTGTTATCAGTCTCTTTTTGAAAAATCACATCCGCAGTAGTCCTGTCTGTACAGGCCATATTGCTTCGACAACTGCACGCTGCGCTGGAATCCGGCTTTCTTCTTGAAGTCCCGGTCCAGATACTCGATACCGTACTCCGCAGCGTAACGCTTCCCGATCTCTGTGATCAGAGCATAGTTCTTGTGAGGGCTCACCGTCAACGTAGTAGCGTAGAGCGGATAACCGGATGCGCTGGCATAGGCTGCAGTCTTGGCAAGCCGCATCTCAAAGCAGAGAGTGCATCGCTCGCCGCCCTCCGGCGCCCCTTCCAGCCCCTTCACAATCGAAAGATATGCCTCCGGCTCATAGTCCCCTTCCACAAAATTGATGGTATTTCCTCCCGGACAGATTTCCAGGTTCATGGCATTGATCAACTGGATCTGGGCCGCCTTCCGACGCTCGTATTCCTCCCGATTCGTGATACACGGATTGTAGAAGAACACGGTAAGATCAAAATCCGGATACAGTCTCTCAATGACTGCAGAACTACAGGGTCCGCAGCAGCTGTGCAACAGCAACCGCGGCTTACTGACGGTATCTCCGGGATTATCGAAAAACATATCCTGTCCGGTCCTGAATCGGTTGCAGTCACAGCCTGGCTGCAAGGTGTTTCTCTTTTCTTTCATGTTTCCCTCACGACTTGATTTTTTACAAATTTCGACATATTATTATAGCACATTAACAGTTGAAAATAAAGGCGAGAAAAACATGAGAAACTACAAAAATAAGACAACCAAAGACTCTCTTCTCACAGATACCGGCGAAACCCTCCGCATCAACATGATCGGGCGTTATCTTCGCGATCATTTCGGTCACAAAGTCGTCAAACTCTCTTTGGATGGTGGGTTCACCTGCCCCAACCGGGACGGCACTCTGGGTACAGGCGGATGCCTCTTCTGCGGCAGCAATGCAGGCGGAGATTTCGCCTCCACCATAGAAGAGCAGCTGGCACTCCTGTCAGAGAAATGGCCGACGGCAGGGCATCTGGCCTACTTCCAGAATCACACCAACACCTATGCCCCGGTAGAGGAACTGCGGGAGAAGTACGAAAAGGCTTTGTGCACTCCCGGGATCGAGGGACTTGCCATCGCCACCCGACCAGACTGCCTGCCTGAGGATGTGCTGGATCTTTTGGCGGAGATCGCCCGGTCTCACTTTCTCTGGGTGGAACTCGGCCTGCAGACCGCAAACGACAAAACCGCGATCCTAATCGACCGCGGTTACCCTCTTTCTATATACGACGACGCCATGGTCGCTCTGCGTGCCAGAGGCATTCGGACCGTGACTCATCTGATCCTTGGCCTTCCCGGCGAGACACGCGAGGACATGATGACCTCCGCCTCCCATGTGGCCCGCAGCGGTGCATGGGGCATCAAACTCCACCTGCTGAACGTTGTGCGCGGTGCCCGTCTGGCTGAACAGATGCCGGATTACGTCCCCTTCTCCTCCATGGAGGAGTATATATCGCTGGTATGTGATATCCTGGAGATCCTTCCTCCGGAGATGGTCGTCCACCGTCTTACCGGAGACACACCGCGCAGAGATCTTATCGCCCCGGAGTGGAGCTATCGTAAACGATCGATCCTGAACGGCATCACTGCGGAACTACGTCGCCGCGGCACTTACCAGGGGGCGCTTATTTCACGATAGCAGAGATCGCCTTGAATTCCGGAGCTTTGGAATCCCCAAGCAGTTCGTACAGGATCGCCTCATAGGTGGTCACCACCGCTCCGGCTCTCTCCATTCTCTCTGCCGCCCACATGTAGTCGACATCGGATCTGGAGGAAAGGCAATCCACAGGTACGTAGACCTGGTATCCCTGCTCCAGCATCTCAAGCACCGTCTGCATCACACAGATGTGTGCCTCAATGCCGCAGACCACTGCTGTCTTACGGCCTGTCTCCTGCAGGATCCGGGCGAACTCCTGGTTCTGCATACAGCTGAAGCTGGTCTTCTCCACGTAAGTAAATTCCCCGATGGCCTCTGCCACGGAAGGGATCGTCTCTCCGATGCCTCTGGTGTACTGCTGCGTGACAATGTGGGGGATCCCCAGGGCTTTCATGCCGGCAGCAAGGCGGCAAACCTTGTCTTCCAGGCGTTCCCGCTCACTCATAACAGGCATCAGGCGTTCCTGAAAATCTACAGCAACGAATACGGTATCCTCTCTCCTGATCATACTTACCTCCTATCCGGATCCTTCACCGGACCAATTCTGCCATCGTTGTAGTGTTTTCGGCATAGAGAAACGTACATCTCATTTCCTCCGATGACGATCTGCTCACCTTGTTTCACGATGTTCCCGCCGATGGTCCTTGCGACCATAGTGGCCTTGCTCCCACACCAACAGATGGTCTTGATCTCCTCGATCTTGTCTGCGTATACCAGCATGTAGTAGGATCCCTCGAACAGTTCATTCCGAAAGTCGTTCTTCAGCCCATAGGCCAGCACCGGCACCTCAAAACTGTCCACGATCTCTACCAGTTCCTCCACATGATGCTTCTTCAGAAACTGGCATTCGTCTATCAGGACGCAATCTACCGGTGCTTCTCGGTTCCTCTCCATGAACATCTCCAGGATATTGGTGTCCTCGTTCACCAACGTCGCCTGTCTTTGGAGTCCGATCCTGGAGGTCACCAGTCCCACGCCGTAACGGTCATCAACAGAGGGAACCAGGGTCATTACCCGTTTCCCTCGCTCTTCGTAATTATAAGCCACCTTGATCAATTCGATGGACTTGCCTGCGTTCATAGTACTGTATCTGTAGTATAACTGTGCCATATTCCCTCCCATAGTTATGTTGATTATAGCAGACAAACGGCACATTTACAAGGGCCTCCACTTGTGCTATACTCTACTTTAGACATATTTGAACAGGAAGGATATTGTCATGACAGACAGAAAACTTGCCATTCAGAAATCGAAGGATATCGTCTGGAACAACATGGACGATTATAAGATCTATCTCAGCAAATATATAAACGATTCCAGGAATTCAGCGGAAGCACTCGATTATGCCAGGTATGAGACTGACTGTATGTCCGACATCTTCTATGACTCTCTGAATGATGCGGTGTGGACGGACTGGGAGGAAATCGACCGGAACACCCTCCTCTCCCGCATCTACAAGATCCTGGAAAATATCGATGCCAGTGAACTGAAGCACAAGCGTAGCTTCCGTACTCCTGGCTATGCATGCGTGGTGATCGCCAATGCGATCTCCGGCATCCCCCTGACAAGCCCACAGATCGCCAGGCTCCTTTCCTTCGATGCCCAGATCCATGCCTACTTCCAGAAAGCGTATACAGAACTGGACACTGAACTGCGTTCCGATGAATAACCTCATATTTTGTCTTCAGAAAAACCTGCCTGATCACTGATCAAGCAGGTTTGTTATTTGTCTCTTATATTCCAGGAACTCTTCCTTGAGGTCGAACCCCTGCCTCTGTGCTCTGGGGGTCCGTATCCTGATCTCGGAACGGATCTCCCCGGGCTTCCCAGTCATCACATAGACGCGATCCGAAAGCAGGATCGCCTCGTTGATGTCATGGGTGACAAAGATCGATGTGAGTTGAATCTTCTCCATGACGTCCAGATACCACCGCTGCATCTTCCCTTTGGTGATTGTATCCAGAGCCGAGAACGGTTCATCCAACAGTGCCATGTGATCGGAGAACATATACGTTCTGAGCAGGGCTGCCCGCTGCCGCATACCTCCGGAAAGCTGTCTCGGATACTTCTTTTGTGTTCCGGCAAGACCGAACTCTTCGAAATGCTTCCCCGCCATTTCCCGGGCTTCTTTCCTGGGTATCCCTCGGATGATCAGCGGCAGCGCCACATTGTCTTCGATGGTCTTGTAGGGGAACAGCAGGTCTTTTTGAAGCATATAACTGATCTTCCCGGACGTCCCTGTGATATCCTCCCCATCCAGAAACACGTGTCCTTCCGTCGGTTTGTAGATCCCGGAAATGCAGTTGAACAGTGTGGTCTTACCGCTTCCCGATACCCCCAGAAGGCTGATCAATTCTCCCTGATCCACATAGATCGATACGTCACGGATGATCTCCTCCTGGCCAAACCGCATGGTTATATTCCTGGTCTCAAGTGTGTGCTTCATGATACTCACTCTGCCGGCAGATAGTCATTGGTGAATCCCACATTCTCCGGGATCTCCTTCTCTGCCAGTTTGTTCTCGTTCAGCCATCTGTAGAAACGATTCCAGCGATCCGCATCGAACACTCCCCACTGGGAGGCTTCCGCCTGATACTGGTCCGCCAGCCACTTCTGACTTGCCTTCACCAGGTCCTTATCCAGTTCCGGGTTCGCCTTCAGAAGGATATCCGCAGCCTTGTCCGGGTTTTCAATCGCATAGGTGTAGCCCTTGCTGACCGCTGCCATGAAAGCCTTGGCGGCTTCCGGATCCTTCGCCAGGAAGTCATCGTTGGCGATGATAACCGGAGAGTAGTAGTCGAAGGCTTTGTCGATATCGCGAAAAGCAAAATAGTCGACCGGGAAATCCTTCACCTGGGCGTTGATCCCGGCCCAGGCATAGTAGACCCAGATGCAGTCCACCTGTTTCGCCTTCAGCGCAGCCACCTCATCATCGATGGTCTCAGGGATCATCTTCAGCTTGCTGAAATCAGCGCCTTCGTTTTCCATGCACTGCCTGATGGTAGCCTGCTCGATGGGCAACTGCCAGGTGGCGTATTTCTTGCCTTCCATGCCCTTCGGAGAGGTGATGCCTCCACCCTTAGCGGACATGATCCCGGAGGTGTTGTGCTGAATCACAGCAGCCACGGCAGTGACCGGAATGGATTTCTTGTCCCCCTGGAATGCGGGAGGAAGATAATCCTGGAAAGATACGCCGAACTGTGCCTTGCCGGATCCGACCATGGCCTCCGCACCGTCATCAGGCGGCTGTACGATCTCCACATCCAGACCGGCCTCATCGAAGTAGCCCAGTTCCTTCGCCACGTAGACACCGGTGTGGTTGGTGTTGGGTGTCCAGTCAAGCACAAAACTGATTTTCTTTTTTGTTTTCTGGTCTCCGCTGTCTCCGGCGTCTCCGGAACTGCTGCAGCCGACAAGGGCCAGACTGACCAGCAGTGTAGAGAGCACGACAGCGATTATTCTTTTACTCATCTGTGTTATCCTTTCTTATTCATTCGTCTCATCCACTTGCTCCCATGGCATACAGCGCTTCTGCAGCACGTTCACCAGCAGAATAAGAAGCAGACTGATGATGGAGATCAGGAAGATGACAGCGAACATCTTGTCATAAGCAAATGATTTCTTTACCCGGGTCATATAGACACCGAGGCCGGCAAACCCGCCGAGCCATTCCGCCAGCACTGCCCCTACCACAGCATAGGCCACAGTGATCCGCAGCCCTGAGAAGAAGTGCGGCAACGCTTCCGGAAACTTCACATGTCGGAAGATCTGCCAGCGGCTGGCACCCATTGACCGCATCAGGTTAATGGCATCTCCGTCTGCGGAACGGAATCCATCCAACACCCCCACCGCAATCGGGAAAAAGGTGATCAGAACGATCAGCACCACCTTCGGCATCATGTTGTAACCAAACCATAGCACCAGCAGAGGTGCGATGGCCACCGCCGGAATGGTCTGGGTCAATACCACCAAAGGATAGAAGGCTTTGTAGGCCCAGTCCCACCGATCCATAAGACAGGCAGAGCAATATCCCAGGCCAACTCCCACCAGTGTGCCGATAAGTGTCTCCAGCAATGTCACCTTCAGATGGGACATCAGCAGCGGAAAGTCGCCCACAAAAGCGTCCACCGTCTGCGCGGGAGATGGCAGCATATAAGACGGAACTATCTGAAGGACAGACAGACACTGCCACAGGAGCAGCAATGCGGCCACCGACAAAAGCGGGTAGACCTTACTCGTGATACTTGCCGATCTTCTTTTCAATGGAAAGTACCTCGCCTTCTGGCTTATAGCTGATCTTGACATAAGAGGCTACCGAGGGTGTTCCTGCCTTGATGGCGATCTTCTGACATTCTTTCACAATATCCATCAGCTCATCATACGGTCCCTCGATGGTAGTTTCAAATGGACCTACGTAGTAGGTATACCCTTGGGCAGCGATGTAATCGATGACCTCATCTACGATGCGACAAAGCTCATCGTCATTAGGTGCCTCCGGCAATACCTGAATCGCAACACTTGCTTCCATAAAAAAAACTCCTTTCTGACAGGAGGGGGTGCGATGCTTCATCATCAAAAAACTTATAGCTTCCCTACGGCAGAATTATCTGCATCAGGTCATAAGGGTCTCTCCGCATAATCGCGGAGATTCTCAGCGAAAGCTCCCCCAGCTTCGATAATATTTTACATCCCTACTATATAACTCTGTGGATGTTTTGTCAAGGCGCGATCTCTTTCTGACTGTTTACACAAAAAAAGTCAGCGGCTGCCGAATATACATTACAGCAGCCGCCGCTTCTAAATGGTGCTCAGACTCGGAATTGAACCAAGGACACGGGGATTTTCAGTCCCCTGCTCTACCTACTGAGCTATCTGAGCACATACGTATGAAATTGGTGGGCCACCAGGGACTTGAACCCGGGACCTGCCGGTTATGAGCCGGATGCTCTGACCAACTGAGCTAGTGGCCCACATTGCACTATGGTCGGGGTGGCAGGATTTGAACCCGCGACCCACTGGTCCCAAACCAGTTGCGCTACCAAACTGCGCTACACCCCGGTATTCCCAGCACCCTGGCCTACAAATTGACAAATGGCAGGGGCAGAAGGATTCGAACCCTCGACACGCGGTTTTGGAGACCGCTGCTCTACCAACTGAGCTATACCCCTAAATATGGCGGAGAAGGCGAGATTCGAACTCGCGCGGCCCTAAACGAACCCTAACGGTTTAGCAAACCGTCCTCTTCAGCCACTTGAGTACTTCTCCGTACAGATCCCATG contains:
- a CDS encoding thiamine-binding protein; its protein translation is MEASVAIQVLPEAPNDDELCRIVDEVIDYIAAQGYTYYVGPFETTIEGPYDELMDIVKECQKIAIKAGTPSVASYVKISYKPEGEVLSIEKKIGKYHE
- a CDS encoding hydrolase, whose translation is MIRREDTVFVAVDFQERLMPVMSERERLEDKVCRLAAGMKALGIPHIVTQQYTRGIGETIPSVAEAIGEFTYVEKTSFSCMQNQEFARILQETGRKTAVVCGIEAHICVMQTVLEMLEQGYQVYVPVDCLSSRSDVDYMWAAERMERAGAVVTTYEAILYELLGDSKAPEFKAISAIVK
- a CDS encoding ABC transporter permease codes for the protein MKRRSASITSKVYPLLSVAALLLLWQCLSVLQIVPSYMLPSPAQTVDAFVGDFPLLMSHLKVTLLETLIGTLVGVGLGYCSACLMDRWDWAYKAFYPLVVLTQTIPAVAIAPLLVLWFGYNMMPKVVLIVLITFFPIAVGVLDGFRSADGDAINLMRSMGASRWQIFRHVKFPEALPHFFSGLRITVAYAVVGAVLAEWLGGFAGLGVYMTRVKKSFAYDKMFAVIFLISIISLLLILLVNVLQKRCMPWEQVDETNE
- a CDS encoding ABC transporter ATP-binding protein translates to MKHTLETRNITMRFGQEEIIRDVSIYVDQGELISLLGVSGSGKTTLFNCISGIYKPTEGHVFLDGEDITGTSGKISYMLQKDLLFPYKTIEDNVALPLIIRGIPRKEAREMAGKHFEEFGLAGTQKKYPRQLSGGMRQRAALLRTYMFSDHMALLDEPFSALDTITKGKMQRWYLDVMEKIQLTSIFVTHDINEAILLSDRVYVMTGKPGEIRSEIRIRTPRAQRQGFDLKEEFLEYKRQITNLLDQ
- the asnA gene encoding aspartate--ammonia ligase, with amino-acid sequence MSELIKPEGYKSLLSPMETQRAIKKIKDYFQSELAYGLQLRRVSAPLFVIPESGLNDNLNGVERRVHFTLKDMDEQNVEIVQSLAKWKRYALGKYGITPGHGIYTDMNAIRRDEELDNLHSVYVDQWDWEKVITKEQRNTEYLHEVVITIYNAVKNLGDYVNRLYREIQTEIPNEIFFITSQELEDLYPNKTPKEREDLICKTHGAVFLEKIGDKLKSGEPHDGRSPDYDDWELNGDILLWNDVLDRAFEISSMGIRVDADAMDRQLRKAGCEDRRQMPYHQAVLNDELPYSIGGGIGQSRLCMYFLRKAHIGEVQASIWPERMVEESRRNGIFLL
- a CDS encoding thymidine kinase, whose product is MAQLYYRYSTMNAGKSIELIKVAYNYEERGKRVMTLVPSVDDRYGVGLVTSRIGLQRQATLVNEDTNILEMFMERNREAPVDCVLIDECQFLKKHHVEELVEIVDSFEVPVLAYGLKNDFRNELFEGSYYMLVYADKIEEIKTICWCGSKATMVARTIGGNIVKQGEQIVIGGNEMYVSLCRKHYNDGRIGPVKDPDRR
- a CDS encoding TIGR01212 family radical SAM protein (This family includes YhcC from E. coli K-12, an uncharacterized radical SAM protein.), which encodes MIGRYLRDHFGHKVVKLSLDGGFTCPNRDGTLGTGGCLFCGSNAGGDFASTIEEQLALLSEKWPTAGHLAYFQNHTNTYAPVEELREKYEKALCTPGIEGLAIATRPDCLPEDVLDLLAEIARSHFLWVELGLQTANDKTAILIDRGYPLSIYDDAMVALRARGIRTVTHLILGLPGETREDMMTSASHVARSGAWGIKLHLLNVVRGARLAEQMPDYVPFSSMEEYISLVCDILEILPPEMVVHRLTGDTPRRDLIAPEWSYRKRSILNGITAELRRRGTYQGALISR
- a CDS encoding ABC transporter substrate-binding protein translates to MSKRIIAVVLSTLLVSLALVGCSSSGDAGDSGDQKTKKKISFVLDWTPNTNHTGVYVAKELGYFDEAGLDVEIVQPPDDGAEAMVGSGKAQFGVSFQDYLPPAFQGDKKSIPVTAVAAVIQHNTSGIMSAKGGGITSPKGMEGKKYATWQLPIEQATIRQCMENEGADFSKLKMIPETIDDEVAALKAKQVDCIWVYYAWAGINAQVKDFPVDYFAFRDIDKAFDYYSPVIIANDDFLAKDPEAAKAFMAAVSKGYTYAIENPDKAADILLKANPELDKDLVKASQKWLADQYQAEASQWGVFDADRWNRFYRWLNENKLAEKEIPENVGFTNDYLPAE
- a CDS encoding epoxyqueuosine reductase QueH, with amino-acid sequence MKEKRNTLQPGCDCNRFRTGQDMFFDNPGDTVSKPRLLLHSCCGPCSSAVIERLYPDFDLTVFFYNPCITNREEYERRKAAQIQLINAMNLEICPGGNTINFVEGDYEPEAYLSIVKGLEGAPEGGERCTLCFEMRLAKTAAYASASGYPLYATTLTVSPHKNYALITEIGKRYAAEYGIEYLDRDFKKKAGFQRSVQLSKQYGLYRQDYCGCDFSKRD